The region GATGGGCGGGCTCCCAGTGGTGGTGCCCTTTATGGACACCAGGGGGCAGCAGGCCTCAAGTTTTGGGCCTCAAGCCTGTGGTTGGCTGGTGGGAGGCGGTCTGGGCTGGTCTGGCGAGTGGCCTAGGGGCTGCTGATCACATGGAGGACCCTGGCTGCTGCCCCAACCTCAGCTCCCCTGTCCAGGCCATCGGGGAGGGAGGGAACAGGCACCCCTTCTGctgagcccctgctctgtgcagccctggctttggggaggacAGACCAGAGCTCATCCTTTGTCCACGTCCTGGCCTCTGTCCTGATCAGCAGCTGATCACCTTGGAAACCCAGCCAGGGTCAGGGGAGTTGGGCAAATGTGGTGACCAAGTTGGGCAAATGTGGTGACCGAGTGAATGGGGGCATGGATGAAGTGGTGGGGGTCTCCTAGCCTGACTGTGGACAGGCAGCGGGCCAGCGGCTGCGCCTTCATCCCGCCCTGACTTGCGGTGGGAGCCTGCTCAGGCATGTCCCAGTGCTGGCCACGTACAGGGGCGCAACTCCTGTCTCAAGTGAAGTCTCTCCTGAGGTCTAGAAGCCCCCTGCCCTGGGTCCTGGTGGGCACGGGGGCTCTTGCCTCTTGTTCCTGTATAACTGTGGGGCCAGGTTCTGCtctagggtgggggtgggaccctAACGTCTCCTCCCTGGCATTTCTCTGAGCACCGTGTGGGGGTGTTGGAAGCAGAGTGGCAGCTGGCGTCCCTGGTGTGCCCTGGGAGCAGAAGATAATGACTCACAGGGGTCCCCACTAGCTCAGAAAGATGAGGCAGGAAGTTGGGGGAACGGGGTCGAGGCATGAGGCATGTGAAGTGGGCATCTCCTCACCCCCATGCGTTTTTCATGCTGCTTCCCAGGAAGAGTGAGCCCCCGGCCCCGGGTTGGTTCAGTCTTGTGTCGTGCAGGTGAGGAGGAGCGGGGTGTGGTGGGACTGAGAGCGAATCACAGAGGATGTCAGACAGCCCTCCACATGGCCCTAAGACCCTCCTCTGTGCCTCCCCCTGCTCCAGGACCTCTCCTCAGCCCTCGGAGGGTCTGTCTGGAGCTCTCGATGACCAGTGGTCCAAGGTCTCCTGAGATGTTGGGTGCTGAAACCAGAAAAGGCCCGGGGAAGCTGGGACaaggcccccccccccgcctgagaccccagggaagcagcagtgggggAGCTCTCCCGTCGGAGGCTGTTCCTGTtcccgccgcccctcccccaggaTTGCCCAGCCCCCTCCCGCCGATTGCGGGGGAGTGAGGACCCCGGCCCGGGACCCTGAGCACAAGGCAGCCCCTGTAATCGGAGATTTGGATTCGCGTTGTGCGGCATGTGGACGCGTCACCGGAGGGAGGCCGGCACCTGCGGAGGACGTGCCTGGCAGCCGCCCCGAGAACAGCCTGTcctggggggggcggggggcggggcgagCCGAGCGCGGGAACTCGGTGCGGGAGGAACATTCTCACTGCGCGCGGGCGCTGGGCCCCCGCCAAGTGCGCTGGGAAACCTCCCCCTGCGCCGGGCGGGCGCGGAGCTGAGCCTGTCGCTGGGGGCTGGCTAGTTAATCGGTAACTCTCCACACCCCTCGGGGCCTCCAGGCTCCATCTCAGGGAGGAGAAGGTGAAGATCGGAGGGGCAGCCGCCTCCGCAGGGGGTCGGCCAGGCCTGTCCAGGGCCTTGGTGAAGTGCCTGCTGGGGGGATGTGCCTTGAGCTTGAAGGGGTGACCCTTCCAGGCTGGGCAGACTCCCCAGGGCGCAGTGGGGGAGTCCCGCGGGGCAGCGAGGGCCTTGTTCTGGTGGGCACGAAGTGGACAAGCTAAGATCTGGACAGAGGAAGGCAGACCTGGTGCGGGAGGGGCTCAGTCACCTCCCTGGTGGGAGGCACCCCAGGGGGCAGCCATCCCAGGGCAGGGCCATACCCCCTCAGATGCCCACTCCTGGTTCCAGGGCTTCCGGGGTGTCAGAGGAGGTTAACCTCGGGACCCAACTGCTTTCGAGGGGCTCAGGGCTGGGCCAGAGGCACAGATCTGCTGCCATTGAGTGCTGGGTGATCTCAGGCAGGCTGCTTAACCTCTGAGATTCAGGCTTGTCTCAGGCTTGTGCCATCCAAACGCCTCCCTCTGCAGGTTcttggaaggattaaatgagactagGAGCCCAGCGCCGGTGCAGGGCAGGCTCCAGGTAGCTGGTGTTGTCAGCGTTTGTAATATTTCTCCAGACTCCCCAGAAGGGCACCACCCTAGATATCTGGCTAGTTGCCGGGAACTGCCGGGAGGGACATAGACACCCCTTGAAGTGTCCCCAGTGAGATCCCAGAAGGGAGGTTTGAGGTAGCCGGACAGGTGCAGTGCAGGAGCCAGCCACCAGGAGGCAGCACGCGGCTGAGGATGGCGATTCCCGCGACCAGGGATCAGGTTCAGCCACTCGCTTGGGCAAGCGTGTTTCCCCTcccagcctcagtcttctcaaCTGCCGCTCTCCTCATGTTCTGTGACCAAAACCAGTGGCGTTCTGCCTCAACCCCAAGCTGTAAAGGGGTTGGGGGAGTGCTCTTTCCATGTGCTCAGAGGAAAAGGCAAAGGTTTGGCGAGATTTTCTCTGCTGCTCCTCCGCTGGATGGGGTGAGAGCTACAGGGATTATTCCTGTAGGATGCCAGCAGGGAGCCTGGTGCTTATGACGCCCCCCCTCGCCCCCTGCTGCAAACAGGCTCCCTGCGCCCACACATGCAGGATTTGGGGGCTGGAGCAGCTGCACCCTTCCCTGGCTCTGCTGCCTGCATATTGTTCCTTTTGTATGTATGCCTGTTTCCTTCGAgtacattttaaattacaaaaggaGAGCTTGGCTGTTGTACCTAGACATAAGGTTGCAGTTGCTCGCTTGTCCACTTCAGAGCCCTTTGGGGTGGAGGACTGAGCCTCTCCTCCGTGCTGGTTGGGGCTCCCAGCCCCCAGTCCCCCAGCTGTTCCCCGGCCCCCTGCGCCACCCCGGGTCTGTCCCTGGGCTCCGGGAGGGACCCTGCCCACTCCTGGGACCAGCAGGTGCAGCAGACTCAGAAGGCCACCTCCCTGTCCTAATGCGTGGACGAGAGAAGAGCTGTCCACATGGCCCCTCAAGAAACAGAAGTAGGAAGCCAGGCAGCTGGGGGAGGGTTGGGTCTGAACCCTGCTGTGTGGCCTGGCAGCTAACCCAGGCTCTCGGTCTCCAAGTCTGCAGCTCGCCACCATTCCTTCCCTGTAAAACAGGTGAGGCCCAGCAAGGGAGCCACGGAAATCATCTTGCACCGGGCTGGGCTAGCTGAGGGCTCCACAGctgccttgctgtgtgacccGACTTGTAGGGACGTCCACTCCCAGTCCTCGGAGACAGACTCTGCCTCACATGCTTTTGGTCTTGTCACTGGGGTGCCCCTGGGACCCACCTGCCTGAATCCAGCTGGCACCCATGAGGGATCTGTTGTGCAACAAAGGCAGTGGGAACGCCCCACCCCCAAGCCCATCCCCAGACCAACTGTgcgtggggagggaagggccgcACGGAAGCCTGGTGCAGGGCCAGCTCCTGCTAATTTATGAAGCGTGCACTAGGTTCCCTGCCCGCACGGGGCCCAGAGCAGACAGGTGCTCACACCACGGGGCAGTCTCCGTGAATCCTGCCTCCCCTGGGTGTCCAGAGCCGGCCTGGGAGTGGGTGGCTTTCCTGACCTGCCCTCCTGGATGGCTGGAGCCAGGGCATCCTGACCTCTCTGGAAATCCTGAGGGGCACGTGTTTCCACATTTTGTGGTCATACCCACTGTGGTCTGGTGCATATGTCCTCTGGGGAGGCTGGTGTAGCTGTGGCAATGGGGGTGGCAGGGCCCTGCCTCTTAGTGGTATCAGCCCCACCCAAGGAGGCCACAGGGCCCAGGAAGCCTTTGTCAtcttctctgtattttcctgaagattaaaaaaaaatgtagtatcTGTACTTGTGAGAAATTTGGAATACAGTGtacaaagaagaataaagaaatcaGCACGAATCATTACCTTTGGTCCTGCTACCAAGAGCCAGAGTGGCAACCTGCCCTGTGACTCAGCTGGGCTGATGCCCTCTCCTGTTCACCCTCCTCGCTTCAAACCTTGCCTCCCCTGATCGCCTCTGTCATCGTGGAGTTACATCCCTGCATGCCCTTGAGCCCACCTGACTAGGGGAGGCACCTTcctccctgggctctgggctcgctcacccgggacagaggctgagaGCTCCGCTGGGCCTTCCAACAGATGCTTGGCAGGTCCTTCCCTTTCTGGACTGGTCTCCCCATCCCTGACACTGTGGTGGGGCCCACTGGCTTGCATGCCCTATCCTTCATTCTTAGGGGTGCATTTTGCCAACCAACAACGCTTATTGTGCACAACCGAGGGGGCACTAGTTTTCCAGCATAGTGGCAGAGATGCAGCTAGAACGGGGCTGCCCCTGAACCCCCCACCACCCACCTGGAGGTTCCCCGTATGACAAGGGATAAGGCCAGCCCAGAAGATCAGCATACCCAGGCAGggccccaggctgggcagggccaaGCCCACCTGCCGTGGAGAAGCCTCTAGCGCCCAGTCCGAGACCCATCCAACACAACAgcctccagccagccagcctgggcAGCCGGACCGCTCACCTAGCGTGGCTAAGCCTGGCCCAAGCCTGAGGGGGCGGAGCACCCAGACAGCAACATGATGGGAATAGCCCAGGATGGGCACAGCCAGTTTCCCATCCACTGGGCAGGGCGGGCGGCTCCAAGAGCTAGAGGTTCCAGACCCCGGCCAGCTCTAACGGTGTCCGCCACTTCGCCCTTGGAGAAAGTGGAGCTGAGCCTCCGTCCTCCTGGCCCTCCACACCCCTCTCCCCGCGCGTGGGCCTTAGGGCCAGCAGGTGTTTTAGGACTCCAGGTGCGCAGAACTCTGCCATCGACACAAGCCTCGGGCGCAGCAGGCCGCGCGGGGGCACCCGAAGACCCCGTCTAGCTCCAGCCAGGGACGAGATGGCCGCGACGGGTTAAAGGCCCGTCAGCTGGCGCGGGAGACTCAAGGGCGAGTGCGGGCAGTGGGGCTGGGCGCCCCCCGGGGAGCGACTCGGGGCCAGGCTGGACGCCGTTGCCCCCGCGGCCGGGAGGGCGCGCCGGCCGAGGTGGGGGCTCCCGCGCCACCGCGGCCGAGCAGCCCCCGCCTGGAGACAAAGGAGCCGGAGGGGGGCGGGAGCGGGGGGGGCGCCGGGGGGATGGGGCGAGGGGGCGGGGCGCCGCGGTGTCACGTTACCGCCCGCAGCGCCCTTTAActccggccccgccccgcgcaccgccccctcccccgccgctgCGCGCGCCCCGCGCCCGGCCAATCGGTCctcgcgccccgccccgccctcgggTGGGTGTGTGCGCGCGGCCAATGGGAGGCGGGTGGGGGCCGGGCTCCCGGAGGGGCGGGGGCTGCGCGGCCGCGGCCAATCGCCGCGGTGTTGTTGAAACTGAAAATACTACATTATGCTAATAGCAGCGGGGCCCGCGCGCGGGGGGGTGGGACCCTCGCGTATAAAGGGGCGCGCGAGGACTGGGCGTTCCACAGGCCAAGTGCTCTGCGCTCGGTGGGTGCCAGCCAGGCCTGAGCCAGCCCAGCGAACGAGGACAGGCACCGAGGGGGCGCGGCCGCCGGCCGGACGACAGCGAACGAGCCTCAGGAGCAGTCTACTGCCCGACAGCCAGGTAGCCGCCGCGCCGTCCTCCTGCCGCGTCCCTTTGCAAATGCAGACTCCGGGTGCACGGGGTCTCACTTGCGCCCGGCCTccgccctcctttcctctcttcctcctcctcttcttcctctcctctcccgcCGCCCGGCCCGCGCAGCCCCCGGCCATGTCCGACGTGTATCTCCGCAGCACATTGGCAATGGAGCGCCTCGTCGCCCGCCGCACCTTTCCTGTGTTCGCACGCACCAGCGCCTGCCGCAGCCTCTTCGGGCCCGTGGACCACGAGGAGCTGAGCCGCGAGCTGCAGATGCGCCTGGCCGAGCTAAGCGCCGAGGACCAGCGCCGCTGGGACTACAACTTCCAGCAGGACGTGCCACTGCGGGGCCCTGGGCGCCTGCAGTGGACCGAGGTGGACAGCGACTCCGTGCCCGCCTTCTACCGCGAGACGGTGCAGGTGGGGCGCTGTCGCCTGCTCGTGGCGCCCCGTCCCCGCCCTGACGGCGCGGTCAATTGCCCGCCCCCGGGGCCGCCGGCCGATGAGCCCCTTGACGGCCTCGGGGAGGCGCCGGCGCCGCCGTCCAGCGGCCCGGCCGTAACacccgccccggccccggccccggcgccGCAGGAGAGCGCTGAGCAGGAGGCGGTCCCGCCGCCGCGCAGCCAGGAGCCTCTCGCCGAGCCGCCGCACTCAGGGATTTCGGGGCGCCCCGCGCCGGGCACTGCCGCCACCGCTGCCgccaccaccgccgccgccgccgccgccactgccacCGCCACCACTGCCGCCGCCGGAGGCGCCGCGATCAAGAAGCTGTCCGGGCCTCTCATCTCCGGTGAGTTCTgcgcggccccgccccggcccggcccggccctgcTTTGTCCGGCCGGCCGGGCTCCACGGCCCTCGGGGGCCTCACTCGGTCCCCGCCTCCTCCGTGGCATTAAAGGGCCCGCAGCGCGCAGGGCGCGGCTGCTCCCGCACCGCGTCCCCTCCCTCTTGTTGTGCTCTCGAGAGTCTCGCTCAGGAGAGATGGGAGGGCGCGCTCTGGCCCCCTCGGAGCGCGATCCTCGGCCCGGCCGCTGGAACCCCTTCCTGGGAGCGGCCGGGCGCGGCGATCGCGGCGCGGAGGGGGTTAAGCGCGGCGATAGCCCCGGGGGGCTTGGCCGCGGGACAAGGGGAAATGCTTACACAGCACATTGCGCGGCGACGTAAACAAAGCTGACCCGCCGCGGACCTCGGCGCGGGCGGGGACGGCGCCCCCACCCCGGCCGGCCAGCCGCCCGCGCCCCCTCCCGGTCCCCTCTTGGGCTCCCCGGCCGGCCCCGCCCTGACCGGCTGCGCTCAATGTCGCCCGCAGATTTCTTCGCCAAGCGCAAGAGACCCGCGCCCGAGGCCAAGGCGTCAAACGAGGTTCCCGCGGGATGCGCCGCGCCTGGCGCCGCTCCAGCCGTCGGCTCGGCTGAGCAAACCCCGCGCAAGCGGCTGCGATGAGAGGTGAGTGCGGTGGCCAGGCTGTGCGGGGAGGGTCGCCCCGCAGGCTCCTCGCGGCCGCTCGGTCTCCTGTCTGCCTCCTGTCGCTCACCGTCCCTCTCTCCCGCAGCCTCGTGCCCAAAGAGCCCTGAGGGAGCCCGCTGGGCAGCGGACAGGAAAGGAGCGCTGGGCCTCGGCTGGGACCGTCCATGTAGCAGCGACCGGCGGCAGCTGCCTCTGAGCAGCCTTCGGTTTTAAGTTTGAAAACTGTGCAATGTATTAATAACGtcttttatatctaaatgtaTTCTGCACGAGGAGTACACTGGTCCCAAGGTGTAAAGCTTTAAGagtcatttatataaaatgtttaatctcTGCTGAAACTCagtgcaaaaaaatgaaaaaggaaaaaaaaaggaaaaaagaaaaaacctgtatATTTGtacaaaaagtttttaaagttatACTAACTTATATTTCTATTTATGTCGAGGCGTGGGCCGCTCTGCCACGCAACAGCTCGGTTATTGGTTACGCCAAAGGCACCTCACCCGCATCTGGTTATGACAagtgtaaatttatttttatagcgGACTCTGGGGGGAGGGGTCGCTCACAAGCTGTAGCTGCCGTACAAGCCCATCTAGCTTGCAGTCTCTTCGCGCTTTCGCTgtctctttttattattatgattagTTTAAACTTGAAGacaaatctgtttaaaaaaaaaaggttcctgAGCCGTCTGCACCACTGCCCCGGCCCCTCGTCCGCCGGGTTCTAAATAAAGAGGCCGAAAAATGCTGCAACTCAGCTCCGTGTGTGCTTGTGCCGCCTCCAGCTTTCTTCTCTGGCACCCCCAAAAGTTAGGGAGATAGAGCTCAGGATGCCGGGGCAGCGCGGCTACTCTCTAGGCTGTCGGCACTAAAGGGAGGGGGACTTGCTCTTGGCAGGGCTGGCCCACGCCCACCTGCTGTAGGCCCCTAATTTAGGGATGAGCGGCCCCGCCCTCACTCtgtgtgttacacacacacacacacacacacacacacacacacaccatgttcAAGTCTGTGCGCCGAGCCCACTCACACCCGagctgccctgggctgagcccccATGGGGCTCAGGGGGGCACCTGCAGAGACCCGGCCGTCGCAGACCTCCTGACTTCCCGGCTTCGGGGACCTGAGCTTTAAGTTCTTCAGGCCCCGCACCCGGTGGAGCCCGGAGTGCTCCAGAGTCCCCAGCTTCATGGGCCCGGGTCTCCCAGGGTGGAGCCGTAGGACCCCTGATGTGTTCCTGGCCTACTCTGGCCCcgctgtgggggaggggcggcctGCAGGCCtgcaggggtgaggggagagggggagcgCGAGGAGAGGTGCCCAGGGCCAggtcggggtggggagggatgggcTGCATCAAAGCTTCTGCGGAAGAAGACAAGACTGGTTGCATCCGTGCGCCCACCAGCCTTCTGGTTTCAAAGTGCTCCCTTTTAGTCAAATGGAGaggttgattttttatttttttatagctgaCCTATAAACCTCTGAAAATTATGGCTTACAGTGGAAAGGGTGACGTGAAACAGCAAAACCGGGTGGCTAGCAGTGTTTCTGCTGGTGCCGCGGGCTAGGAGAAGCGGGGAAGTGgtgtattttttaagttaaccGTTTTGGGGGGCTGTATGCAATGCCGATGTCCCCCACCGATCAGGTTCAAAGGCTTGGCTCCAGCCTGATCCTGGAGATGTATTTCCCCCAGTGATGAACTTACCCTCCCCCAACCGCCTGAAAGGGCgggaggagggagatggggacTGGTCCTGAGTTCCAGACTCGAGGCTGAGAAGTGCCCCCCTGGGAAATGAGAATGGGGGCCCTGCTGCGTTCAGCTCGGGGTCAGCTGAACTTAACCCAGGAATTAGACCGCCTCTCctctggagtggggctgcactgCCTCTGTGACCAGGCGGAAGCCCAGCCtggcagagagggaggaggatggCCCCTGAGCGTGAGCGGGTGAGCGGAGCCGGGAGTGCACAGGCAGCATCGCTCCGCCTGAAGGACGACTCATTACAGAGGACAGGGTCCTCACATCACCCCCAGACACCGCGCCCCAGGGTCATCCTTGGGTGGGCAGGCCTGCCAGGCACCCTACCCCTGCTCTactgctcccagccctgcccccagcatGGGCCCTGGGGATGCGGCTCCTGCTACCTGGCTTCCTGGTGTCACTCAGGGTGGCTTTCTCAAAAGCAGCACCAGGACTGGAAATGAAACACTTACGTTGCTTCTCGGGCAGGAGCTGGCAGCAGACACCCAGAGCTTGCCGACCTGAGGGGAAAAGTGCTGGATTCTGAGTCGTATGTGTAACCTGGGCACCTTGTGACCCTGGGCGAGTCCTTTTGTCCCTCTGTGGGCCTTAGTTTCCCATTTCTGACATCCTTTGGTTCTTGTCAGAGGGTCGTCATGGGAACAGTAACAGCTGATGGCCCATTTGCAAAGCTCTTTTGTCAACTGTGCTCTTGAGGGAGAGCATGAGGGCTTGCCCTGCTGTCCGGAAGggcccttcctctctgctccccaggccctgcccaagCACGGAGGTGGGGAGCCTGACCTCAGCCCCCTCGGGGATCCATGACCCTACTGCTCCTGACCAGCCCGAGGCCATGCCAGCTTACAGTGTGGGCTCTCTCCCTGTGCCAGGCCAGTGCTGAACCGGACTCATCCTCAACCAGATCCTTGCAGTGCGGTCCCACCGTGTTCCCATTTGCCTaaggtggaaactgaggcacagagcaaccTGCTGGAGGATGAGCAGCTGAGCTCAGCAAGGCTGAGGGGCTCTAAATGGGGACAGCCGGGCCCCCGAGCCCGAAATCATCGCACTCTCCTGGAGGGTGGGCACCAGGTGGTGAGGAGGGCCAGGACCCCAGGTCGACGTGAGGAAAGTGAGTTCACACAAGCAACTCATGGTGTGTGGCACCTGGTACACAAAGCAGGCTGAACCTCCGGGGTCAGGATGATGCCACAAACGCGCACTGAGGACCAGGCTCCAGGGAGACAGCAGCTTCCTAGGACCAGGCTGGGGCCAGAATGGAGAGCCTGTAACCCCCCACCCAACGAAGTGATGACAGCCAggcagaggctgggaagggaCTGCCCTGGGCGGTGGTGGGCAGGGCGCTTTAGCTGGGTGTTCAGGGAAGCTGCAGGATAAGACGGTACCTGTGTGCAAAGGTGGGACAGACCCCGTAAGTGGAGGGAGGACAGAGGCCGTGAGGGAGATGGGGTGAGTGTGTTGGAGCCAGAGGGTCCAgatgaggcaggagagggggaTCAAGGGGGCTGCTGGGCCCTCAGCTGGCCTGGCCTGCTAATGGGTGTTATTTAAACAGCATTCAATGTAAGAGTGCCTTTTAGGGTACACCTGCCTGGCCTCCCGACTCCCTGGTCTCCTTCTGGTCTCCGGGACCTTCCAGGGTCTGATGGGCTGGAATCAGCTGTTGGATTTTGTCTGCAGGCATGAGAGAAGCTGAGACAATTTTCAAAGGCATCCTGTGGctcctgggtggggagggaagtcGGGACCGGTGAGGACCACCGTGGCCATCCGAGCAGAGGTACCCGCCTGGCAAATACCCCAAGTGCCTCCGAAACACAGCAGTGAATGCAAGGGACACAATTTCCTGCGGCAGGAGTGGCCCCTGCAGTGGGAGGTGACATAATGAAACCTGTGAAGTGAGCTGCCTTGTTAGGAGTAAACAAAGTGCAGCCCCGGAGCCAGGGGGTTCTTCTTCAAAGCAGACCATGCCAGGAAgcccccctcccactccccagcAAGTGACATCTGAGCTGGGCAGAGGTTCGGGTGCCAGCCATGGGGGTAACTGGGAGAGGATAGcttcaggcagaggggacagccagtgcaaaggcctcGAGGCCTGAAGTGCCAGGGATGAGTGGACCGGAGGGGCTGGAGTGGGaagtggggtgggaggagctCGACAGGGAGGGAGGACTTGCCAATGGACTGGATGGGGGTGGAGGATGAAGAGTACTGAAAAGCAGGCTGGGGAGGTCTCTGAGGTTCCTGGTTCCATGTAAGTGTCAATGTGGGCTGTTCTCACAACTGAGGAGGACTTCCCAGAGATGTGTTATAGGCTGCCCCTGCCCCGGTTTCCACTCCCAGCCAGGCCCTGCGGACCCCAGGATACGTGTTTACTTTTCTTAAAGTCTTGTCAAGGAGGCGTTCACTTTCCACGTTACAGGTTAGGATGGCAAGGCTCAGAGACATAAAGCCACCAGCTTAGGGTCACTCACTGGCTAAGTACCCAGCCAGGAACCCCACCGCCAAGTGCTGCCAGCCCCCAGCTCTACCTACTTTCCCCTGACGCTGCCTCGAAAGCActgtttctttcaaaaaaatttaatacattattaaaatattaagtaaagtctatattttataagaGTTCACTCAATGCTGGGTGttttatgggtttggacaaatgtatgatgTCATGGATCCACCACTAAAGCATCCTACAgagcagtttcactgccctaagaaCCCTGGGctccaccccgcccccagcccgggCAACCACTGgtccttttactgtctccatagttttgcctttcctaGAAGGCGCAGAGCTGGAATCACCCAGTGtgcagccttttcagatgggcccctttcatttctcttgttaaGTTTCCTCCAATGAGTCTGAGAGctcatttcttttgatttctgaGTAATGTTACCATCATCTGGATGGACCACTGTTGATTCATCCATTCACCTAGTGAAGGACAccttgattgcttccaagtttggggagTTATAATTCGTATATTTTTGGTGTGGACCTGAGTTCTCAACTCCTCTGGGGAAACAGCCAGGGCCCTGGGTGCTGGACAACACACAGCAAGAGGACGCTGAGTTTTGTGAGACACCGCCAAGGCAGccgtatcattttgcattcccaccagcagtgaatgagagcgCCTGCCCAAGACACTGTTTTTCAAATTTGTCTCCTATGTGGACCACACCGACCACCAGTTTTAAAGTGAAttagtaaaagaaagaaagaaagaaagacacctCATTGCAATTCAGACATAAGAACAAAGCATAATTAAAACTGAGCACTGAAGACTGTGGCTTTACCTCAGTACCTCTCTGGTATGACCCATGGGACTGAGAGCCTGGGCTGTTGGTCAGCTCCCCATCCAGTTGGCGCCACATGAAGGCGGATTGCACTGTTACCAAATATTTGCTGCCCCGCCCTGCGGGAGGGTTCTGCATCTCCTGCACATTGCTATCAGACTTGGTCACGCGACTTgctctggccaatgaaatgtgattGGTATGACCTGTGCCACCACGGAGGGGAAGCTGTTCAAGCCCAGGTGTGGCTCCACCATCTCATCTCTCCACTGTGAGACCAGCAGGGCCCTGATGGGGGCTGCCCCTTCTGCCAAGTTGCAGTGGCACCCAGCCCTGGGCCACCAGGGTGGGACTGTCACAAAGCGAGAAATTCTCTGTGGTTGGCATTAGCCACTGAGATTTTTGTTACACAGCATAAAGTAAATGAAGCTGACTGAGATAGCTTCTTTGAAGATCCCAACTCCCTGTTGTAGGTTTCCAGGAATGAGAGCAAGGGCCAGGTGGCACTGTCGGATGCTTGGACACCTGTTGGGAAATTACAGAGATGCTTCTCTGAGCACTGccttcaggtgccaactccagcCTGTCACGTTTAAGGGTGGGAGGCCAAATCTTTCAGCGTGGCAGGGTCCCGTGTCCTCGCTTATTGCCTTCTGTTCTGCTGTAGAGTTTGTAGGTGATTTAAGAAGCATCCAGTAGGTGAGGCGGGGAGCATCCAGGCAGAGGAGCTGCAGGTGGAGTGGAAGAGCATGGGGGCAGGACGTGGTCCTTATGCATGGCTGGTGCAACAATGACCCAGCTTCTGACAGCATCACTGAATGAGATGGTCACATGTTCGTCCCTTCCACGGGGACCAGTCAGCCTGAGCTTTGCTGAGCCACCAGGACTGACAATGAGCTTCTTCAGGAAGGACACCCAGCAGCCAATTCTGCCCTGCTGTCCCCTGGCACCGCACTGATTTGGCTGGTgtccaggccctgggctctggaAGCAGGGCTTGCGTTTCCAAGTCAAAATGTGCTGTACCACCGAGGCGCTGGTCCCCACCATGGGGAGGTTGGCACCTGGTGGCTCAGAGGAGTGTTTCTCCAGGTCTTGCTCTCAGGTGAAGTGAGCTGTTTTCTCCCTGCCTACAGATGCCCCGCCACCCAACAAAGGCTGGTGGATTTGAGGAACCGAAGCCCCAGCCTCTTGCTCTGAACAGACAATTCTGAGGGACGATCCCAGCTCCAGGGTCCCAGGGGACTGGCTGAGACAGTTGTCACATCAGCCTCAAAGCTCAGCTTCTCCCCTGCTTAGCCCCGCTCCTTCACTGCCCTATGCAGGTGCGCCCACGAGCAGCCCCCGGTGAATCTTCCTGTGCGCCCCCCCACACACGTCCACACTCACACAGGCACAGACACACTCAGCTAACGTTTTTCTGACACGAAGGAGGAAGATAATCAAACTCTGGAAACAGGTCCCAGT is a window of Vicugna pacos chromosome 10, VicPac4, whole genome shotgun sequence DNA encoding:
- the CDKN1C gene encoding cyclin-dependent kinase inhibitor 1C isoform X2 — encoded protein: MERLVARRTFPVFARTSACRSLFGPVDHEELSRELQMRLAELSAEDQRRWDYNFQQDVPLRGPGRLQWTEVDSDSVPAFYRETVQVGRCRLLVAPRPRPDGAVNCPPPGPPADEPLDGLGEAPAPPSSGPAVTPAPAPAPAPQESAEQEAVPPPRSQEPLAEPPHSGISGRPAPGTAATAAATTAAAAAATATATTAAAGGAAIKKLSGPLISDFFAKRKRPAPEAKASNEVPAGCAAPGAAPAVGSAEQTPRKRLR
- the CDKN1C gene encoding cyclin-dependent kinase inhibitor 1C isoform X1 codes for the protein MQTPGARGLTCARPPPSFPLFLLLFFLSSPAARPAQPPAMSDVYLRSTLAMERLVARRTFPVFARTSACRSLFGPVDHEELSRELQMRLAELSAEDQRRWDYNFQQDVPLRGPGRLQWTEVDSDSVPAFYRETVQVGRCRLLVAPRPRPDGAVNCPPPGPPADEPLDGLGEAPAPPSSGPAVTPAPAPAPAPQESAEQEAVPPPRSQEPLAEPPHSGISGRPAPGTAATAAATTAAAAAATATATTAAAGGAAIKKLSGPLISDFFAKRKRPAPEAKASNEVPAGCAAPGAAPAVGSAEQTPRKRLR